GTGACGTCATGGCCGGCGGAGAAGCGGTGTGGCGCGAACGCGTGCGGTTTACGACCGGAGCGTCGCGCAGGTACGTGCAGTTCACACAATGAACCATTGTTCAGGCGGCACATCAAAGAGAGATAGCGCTAATCCACGACAGAGCCATTGTTACACCTGTAAGAGCCACTGCAATCACTTCATAACGCTGAACACGGTGTGTAGTGGATGAAGTCCCTGACAAAAATCACTCTGGGTTTGATTTTACGCTGGCTTTTGACCAAGGGAGTATTTGAAAGACAgttaaattacattttgtgCTAAATTCACTGAATGAAAAAAGCCTGAGTAATCCAAAATGAGCACATATTCCTCTCGGAATCTCACACATGCTCAGCTCTGACTGCAATCACTGTACCAAAGTTCTCTAATTAGGACATAAACTCAACCTAATTCCCTTCACCAGTCAAAGTGTTTGCAGTTCAGACACGGACGTAACACTCATGTTGTCACTAATTAATGATTGTATAAACACTGATATGAGGAACTTAAAGTCACAATTCACTGTGAGAAAAGATCACTAGATATGATACACAATTTGGATTGaaacagtttttcattcaaTATATATTTTCCAAATTTGTTATGCTATTCAAGTGCAATTTACTGTTAATTGTCATACTTATGTCCTCCACCATTAGTGATGGTAATACAACTGTATTAAACCCTGACATGCTGGATATACTTCATAATACATTTATAACTGTACATTGGGATACCTTTATCTCTACATAAAATGTTTATTATTGAgcacctgtaaaaaaaaaaaaagttaaattcaACACATAATCCATTCATTCAGTGTTATTACCGATTTATCCAAGTCAGCAGTCATTCCCAGTGGATTGTGGatgaaagaaacagacacaccatcttaaatgcatgtttttggacttggATATCCAACATGAGCCTGGCGTAACCACAGCACAGTGCAGACTATTTAGTTTTTTATATTCATCTGTCCTTTTGACATCTATCAATACCATTTAGTGTATTTTAATATAAATTTCAGATCAGAATATTAAATAATAATGAAGAGGATTTGTCCAAACCAATTAGTTATTAAGCAGTTTAAAAATTAAACTAACAAACCAATTCAGTGAAACATCGGTAACAAACGCATCCAACCTTACATCAAGAAACACTCAGTGTGAGGAACAGGTGATGTTGCAGCTGGTGGAGAGTGAGCTCAAGTGACGACTTCAGTTACTTCAGTGGATATTACTTTAGAATAATAGATGTGTAAAATTTAagtcaaactgacaaaaaaaaaaaaaaagaaaccaatgAGGAAAATTAAGGTAAGaattaatttggaaaaaaaatggtttcTAGAGATTTCGGCCACAGTATATCCAGGAAAGAGAATGAAAGAGCGCTAGTCCGACTGTTTCTCCTAAAACTTTAAACTAATTGTTTGCAGAAGTGACTTTTCAAATTCCATTaagagctgtgtttgtgttcataCAGTCTAAACAAACTCAAGCGTGCATTTTGCTCGTTTGTAACCGATCATCCAACAtgtgttttccatttctgtCCTTACCTCCAGCATGTGTTATAACCGTCACATCTCAAACACTTTAAGAAAGGCAACATTTACACATGGACAAACATCAGAGTCAAGCAATCTCAcataagttttttttattagaaatagCATTAAATGTACACTGCACTGTGAACTGTGCATAATAATCATTAGAAAGCacgtttttttttatcccactCCCTTCTTTTTGGTCGAGGAACAAAATAGCATAGCAGAGCTCCAGTTATCAAAATTCTATATACACGTAAAAGCTAGGTTCTTCTGTGGAAAAGAAACAAGGAAGACTCACAATTCCTCCCACTGACATAGTCCATTTCAAATGGTCTAAAACTCTGTCCATAGTTCGCCCGTCAATCATCCAGTCCCGGCGACTCTCCTTGCTGTATTCTGGATGCTATTCTGATGGCTTCCTCCAGTGAAGGCTGATCACTcaactggaaagaaaaacagcgtTGGTACgacaaaaaaatctcatttgaCACATAACCACAGGCAATCTATTAGCACTACAACCTCCACACCTccttgaaaaaaacaatataaactCTGACTGTGACCAACTGGATTACAGGCTTCTGAATTTGATGGGTGACCATCACATGGTTGAAAATAATgagcgagggaggagggaagATGTCATTTACAACACAGAAGGGACACAAGGTGTTCAATGAAAAACAGTGTGGTTCAGAACAAAGGTTAACTGTTGGGCCTTTGATGCATTCAAGACCTTCCTGGAGGTCACGCTGCAATGTGGGACtgcattttaaagttttgacCACCttctttattaataaaaaaattcacACTCAAAAACTGTTTCAGTTTAATTATTGGTCATCGACTGCTACAATACTTCCTAATGGATAACAGAATCAGGTCTGCCTTCATTAGAAATaccaaaatgaaacaatacatttcaaagaaaataatgcAGTCAAGCCACTGTTAAATACCTGGATTCACTTTATAAACCATTTAGTGAAAAGCCACACTATCAAAACAAAGGCTTTTTCCAGGGAGAAGCTGGCGACACATGAGTTGATacatctgaatgtgtgtgtgtgtgttaatcttTCATCCTCAgtggactgcagcagcaggagggcagCGCCACACACGGCCCTCAGCTAACCTTACAAACCTTTATTCTAGCTTTAACTCATCTGCGGGTTAGGGAACATCCGCTtcacacttcaacacatttccactacagctttgtctgttttgtttgtttttttgttgaattgaGTGTTTTGACAAATGCAGCTCAATCTACAGTTTTAAATAACATAAAGGTCTCTTAGACTGAGTTTTTCTCCCAGAGGTAAAATATCCTCCCACTGTTTTGTGAAGCATGCAGCCTGGCAACAGCAGCCATTTAACAATGAACACACTAACTCCCATTCTGCAGCATATCATGAAGACATCGGACCGTCTTTTGTTAGTGCTTTGAATGCGAGACCTCAAGGAGCAGATATGAAATACCACGAGTATCCTTTATCTTGACTGAAAATCCTGTCAGTaccaagaacaaaaacacacaagaaaccctgcagaaccaagcGTCTCCATGGTTTCAGGGCCTCTATTGCTCAACTAGTTTCACACATGCTGTGGCAACAGTACACTGTCGACTTACTTTATTAGCTGAAGGAAACGAGGCTAGAGAGGAGAATACACTGCACCAGTGGACTGACTTTCACCAACCTGCACAGCAATGTGAGTGCCGTTCGACGTGGCCAGTAGCGTGACGGGATGAATGTCGTCCTGCTCCTGGCTGTAGCCGGCCTCCTCCACCGTCTGGAACGAGGCCATGTCGGGCGTCATGATGGCGACCTGAAAACCACAGAGACGGTGTGCTCAAGTCACGGCTCTGGTGACGGGTCTTTACGGAGGTTCTCACAGGAGTGGACATACACTGTCAGAGGATTAAAGTTGTAATGATAAGTCTATGAATAAATACTTCAAGTCTACAAACaattatttgaataaatacacTAAAATTCCTGaaaattaatattaaaaaagatgagaaaataagTACAGTCAAAACTACACCAGCAGAGAACACTCGTGCGTGTCGTCCAGTGCTGAGGTTCACTGTCACAGTATCTTATTTCCACTCACTCTGTTGTGCAAGTGGTTCATGCTTTAacgtttcacaagaaaatccccctgaaaacaaacacaatccgACATGCCTGTACGATCTACCGTTAGCTCTGTAACCGTTTTACCTGTTCGTCGGAGCCGTCTGTCGTCACCATGGTGACCGAGTGAGCCCCTTGCGTTGCCAGTTCGTGGGCTGGGATGGTTATGGTTGTGCCTTCCTGGGTTACCATGGTGATGGTGCCACCCATAGCTTGTAAGTCTGCCTCAGAAATACTGACCTGATAGGAAACACAGTGCTGATTTAAGAACATGCAGTTTCGGAATCAGACAAGTAAAAGTCATAAAACATCTGGGCTTAATATCAATGAGATGCCGCCGACACACGCCCCTCTCTGTTATCCAATGAGTTATTTTATCAAACAgcataaaagaataaaactggAAAATTAAACAGTTATTTTTTTGGTGGATGTTTGATCTTTGCATTCCGTTACCTGTTGTTGTGTTCCATCCTCCTGTGTTACCAAGGCAACGTGCTGCTGACCCACCATGTCCGAGCTGTCCATAGGAACCTGCTCCGACCCGGAGTCATCGGCGTCCACCACCGCCGTCGTGTAGCTTACATTTGGGTCGTCGATGGCATCTGAGTTTTCATAGAAACAATCATTTAAAACTCACAAGCCACAAGTTATCGCTGAGCTCCTTTAGATTTTAACTCGTCAATGATTACAACCGGTCCTAATGATTTGTAGCAGCTCAAGATTAATGTTTTACTTCATGGTATGCTGCCCACCAACAACTTGGTGAACTGTAATAACTCAGGAGGagcgctgcagcaggaaaaataCAGCAGACGAAAAGCAATCATCCAGTCAGCAAGTTTGAGCAGATTGGACAATTCTTTGTTCTACAATTTAGAGTGAGAAAGGAGACCGAGTGTGGAGAGAGCAGAAAACATTGTAGGTGTGGTGATGACAGGACGAGCAGCTTTTCAGAGATCTGTTCGAATGCTGCTCTGCTAACACTAACAAACGGCATGGCCTCTTCTTTCCGCCCACTGCTGCTGGCGGCATTTACACTGACCTGTCGGTGGTTCAAAGTaggcctcctgctcctcctcgatGGGCTCGGTGTCGTTGTGGGCCGTGCGCTTGTGCATGGCGAGCGTGGAAATCTGCTTGTAGGTTTTCCTGCAGTGGTTGCAGTTGTAAGGTTTGCATGGTGTGTGGACGACGTGGTGTTTGTAAAGGCTCGAGTATTCTGTGAAGCGTTTTTCACAGCCAGGCACTGTGCACACGTACGGCTTTTCTCCTGCGGAGGCAGCAAGGCAGTCACAATGAGTTTTGTTTACACGCATTCACTGTAAGCAGCTGTAAAACCgtgtgtttacatttgtgttgCAAAGTAGCTCAggagtttctgtgttttcagattgATTTTCCACGCAGAAAATGGCCTCATTTAAtggaaaacacattaaatgaaaATTGTGAGCCCTTTACTTGTTTCTGAATATGAAATTACTGAGATGCCATGGATGTTCTGAAATATGCAGAGGACTAATGGATCCCCCCCCTGCAGCTGTGGTCACACTTTCTAACACATTAGGAATGGTAGACACGATGTAGTAACAGCTTTGACTGGATGTTTTCTTGAGATATTTATAAATCAAATTCTAAATAGTGGCAATCATACATACAAAACAACTTCTGAACCTTTATCGTTGAAGCAGTAGCTTTACGTTTGCAGTGAATGTAGAAACGGACTGACCTGTGTGAATCCTCATATGGTTCTTGTAGTTTGTGGCACTGGCGAATGAGCGGCCGCAGCTCGGCTCCGAGCAGTAGTACGGCCGCTCCCCGGTGTGTGTTCGGATGTGAACTTTGCGGATGTTAGAGGTGGTAAACGACCTTCCGCAGCCTTCCACCGGACATTTGAACGGCTTTTCTCCTGCAGAACAgtgaacaaaacacatgaaaagtcAACTGTGTGCTTTATGATATGTCCATGTGATACAGAATGTGATTCTTAATGTTAGGaggacaccaaaaaaaaaaaaaaagagacctCAGATGTGCTACAGATATAATCTGTGACTATGTATTTACACTGGTCTTCATAACTCTAAAAATTACAAATGTTATTGAAGCTACAgcattttaaatttgaaaatgaacatcaggagcatttcttttttttaaaagtatttcagttttaaaaactaGCAGTTTAGGCTATTTGAGCCAATCACATCACGAGAGCATCAAACAGCCCTCTTTGTTTTAAACTAACTGCCTCAAAGCCAAGTAGAAgttatcaacaacaacaaaaacacaaactgcgGTGAACTCCAGAGGCGGACAAGTGACTCCACATGATCTGTGACCGACTTTAAAATCCGGACTGCGgcctcacctgtgtgagtcctcgtGTGCTTTTGAAGGTCTCCGGATGTTTTGAAGGATTTGCAGCAGTTGAGCTCCTGACATCTGTATGGCTTCTcccccgtgtgtgtgcgcgagtggCTTTTCAACCCATAGCCTGAAAGAGTGAGAGAAGTGAGGGTCAGCTGCATGTTTTAGCCTGCTGAGTACCGATGTCGGTTCAGCTCAATCGTCTTCTGCAGCATCAAGAAAACACTTTATCAAGCTTTTTCTCCTGTGAAACATTTACCTGTTGCAAACTTCTTTCCACAGCCAGGATAGTCACACACATACGGTTTGTCTCCAGTGTGAGAGCGTTCATGTACCTAAAGAGACAGATCAGcaacatttagcaaaaaaacTGGTAAGAAACAATAGCATCCtgcaagatttttttcttttctgtaagCAATTCTACACAGAAGGAAGCATAAACAAAGCAGAATCATTGAATAAAAGAGTGCAGTAACATTTAGAAACACCGATTTCTACCTTGAGGTGGTGAGCAGTGGTGTAGAGCTTTCCACAGCCTTCATATTCACAGCGGAAAGACTTTTCTCCTACGTTTGAGACCCTGGGTGGCCTGTTGTCTTGACCTTGTAACACaatctaaaacacaaaaatcataATTAGGTCTTTAATGTTAATCCTAATGTAAAAGATCCAAAAATAAGACAAAGAAGACAAGGATAGGCTACCCTCATATGGACACCATTGTCAGCTTCTACTCGACCAAAGGACCCCAAAGGGTTCTCGATATTCTCCACctgggacaaaaacaaaagatttgaatgaaaaacGACAGTAAAAATGTGTCAGAAATAGAtaacaaaaactacattttaaagTTTGACATTGTGTCTGATGACAAGCAGTGAGTGGCTTCACCTTGGTGGTGTACTGCTCCAGCACGCTGATGGTCTCCGGGTCGATGGCCGTGGCCTCCGCCTGCAGGTCTGCGATGGTTCCGCCGGCCTGGATGGCCAGGATGGTGTTGGACTGGGGCATGTGGACTGTGTGCTGGATGTAGGCCGTGCTgccgtcctccagctgcacctCCTGCAGGCCGCTCTGGTCATATGTATCtggacagaaacagaaatgagGACGCAAACATGTATCAAAACAGAAAGAACGTCAGGGCTCGGCAACAACAAAGTTATCATCCAAACTTTGTTCTCTTTATTCTCTCAACTTTTAAGAGATGAATATTCACCTTTGGGTGTGTGAATATAGGCGGTGGTTCCATCCTCCAGCTGGACTGCCTGCCCGTCCTCAAGCTGCAAACTGTCCTCACCTAAtatgtgtaaaataaaaacatcatttaGTCTGCTCACATTTTCACGCAGACATCTGATATCTCACAGGAGCTCAGCTGCTACCTGATTTCGGCATAGATACATGTTGTACGTAGGCCGCAGAGCCGTCCTCCAGCTGGATCACCTGGCCATCCATGATCTGACCGTCTGAAAAGGCAGCCTTGGAGTCGTGCTGGATGTACGCGGTGGATCCATCTGCCAGAGTCACAGCCTGCAGGCTGACTGTGTCCATGCTCTCCATCTGATCACCATCTGACAAAAGATTTGACAGTGGCCACACTTCAGCTGTCAGCTTGAGAAGATACAACATGTTGCCATTCATGCAGCATCACTGTGTAACCCAGAATTTTAATGAGGAAATAAGAGAACAAGCAGTTGTCAGGACGTCAGAACTGTGTCTGCAGAAGTAACCCTGAAACACATCTTGGTACTATCAAGTCACAAAATGTCAAACTTACATGTTGAAATGACCACAGTGTAAATGTATTTATACACAAAAGACATCTGACtgacagacaaaaataaaaatcaactgTTTTGTACTTTGTCTCCAGATTTAGACTTTTGTTCCCTTGTGATAAGGTGGAAACAGGTgaaactttgtttcttttagtgaaacatttcaaaagaaagtgAGTTAAACTCAATAACAAAGCAGTGTTAACAAATACAACTTATTAAAATCACACCTTTTTCTGATAAATTGATActatttaaatgtttattttttttacattattatgAACTTTAACAACAATCTGTTCACCTACACATATTTCAATTTAGTTGTCCTAAGTTTTTATGAGGTTACTTAGAAATAAATATCAGTTGGAactaataatagtaataaacCACTGTCCAAAGTCTATCTTAGATATAATTTAATTACAATCATGTTATCACAACAAAATGTAAGACTGAGTAAAGGATATTCATTCTTATGTTGACATTAATCAAGATATGAAAATAGTTACGATACAAAATATTGTATATTATTCATCATTAAGCCCATTGCCTCTATAATCGAAAATGAAAACACCTGTCAGTTAGTTATACCTCAAAGAGGGATTTAATTCAGATATCATAGTTTGACTGTATTTCTTAGTAAATGAAGATTCGATGAGAGGCAGAGGTTCTGGATCTCACCTGCCACCGTCACAGCCTCTGTCAGACACAGAGTGACCGGCTGCCCATCTGCATCATGAAACTCAGCCATTCCCTGGGAGTCCCGGTTTATCTGAGCCAAGAGCATGCTTCAGCTGCTGGAAACACAAAAGACCCAAACACAAGTGTTAAGAAGAGCACACAGGCACTGAATATGAAAACAATATTATTTTAAATGAGGCTACAGGTGAGCAAATGACAAATCAAGTTAAGTTCTGCCAATGACttgcaaaaaattaaaatagaaagGGGGGGTAAAGGTCGATATTGACATGAATGTAAAGACATATTTTTCTGTAGTGATCAAACTTAAATTATATAATTCAAGATTTGTTCTCAAGTACATTCAACAAAATGACACACATTACCGCCCTGAAGAGGGGAATCTGAACCAGACGTGTTTGAGCCACTTGGAGTTCGgatgaatttaaatgtttgtttcattagattaacaaaataaaaataaaaaaacttctAGCGTTACCTGACTTTACTGCAGTCACGAGGGGCGTCATGTCAGGTGATTGTAAGCTCTAAGTGTCCAATCAGTGGGTGGTTGCACCCGGTTTGCTGTGTTGATCATCTCCTGTCATCTCTGCTGTTTTGGCGCTTGTTGTTTTGAATGTAGCATCGGGCTAGCTGTGAGGTAGCGCAGCTATGACTGGCCACTTATTTCAGCGTTATTTCACCTCGATGGCATGAGAGCACTGAATGCGAAAGTTAATGCTGTTCTGTTAGCAGAATGACAGGATGACGGaccaaacacacagctgagtgAAGCTAACTAGCCaccatgctaacagctaactaTGACAGCCGATCTAGTCACGACTTTTTATCGGTCATGATCAAACTGCTTCTGCGAGGCTGTCGGGTTATGGTTCTGATGTTGGGCTTGATGTACAGAGTCTGGGTCTGTGTCTATGTGGCGGCTGGACGGCTAGTAAACCATTTCCAGCTATCTCTCGGCTTAAATCAGCAGCGACGCAGTTCAGCAACAAGCGCGAGGAATCCGCGAGCTAATTAATGTTAACTTGAACGTTTTGGCTCGATGCATGTCATCTTTATTACATTATACAGAAGCATTTTCCACCCCTGAACTGAGTCCCCGCCGCAGCCTGTCACTCCCTCCGCCTGCAGAGATGGCTGTGGGAATAATGCACACTGGGTAAAAACCAATTTATATACTAACCTCCGAAAAATTTCCAACAATTCCTCCTGTTCGACCGCCATGCAACAGTACAGGAAATCACCGGGAACGCGTACAACAACAAGAGCCCCGCACGTACGGTCCCGCCTACTCCTGAAAAACTCATCCTGATTGGTCGATCAGTGACACGTGGCGCGTCCATTGGCTAGAGTGCATGTCCATCATTTCCAACTCGCTGTCATTCAGCGTCCCGGGCCCCTGCCGGACGCCATTCCGCGTCAGTTTTCGTATTGTCTCGTGGTTTTCACTGTAAATGCGCTGCGtcgttttaaaaaataaatatttaaacatcAAAGTGAGACGACGCCAGGCCGATACTGTAGAATCCGAGCCGGTACGCCCCGCAAAATGCCGCCAAATGGCTGGTTCGGGAACATAAACAGAGATGTGTGCGGAGAATCGACGGCATCCATGTTGAAAACAAGGTCGTGTGGGTAAAAAAGGGGGAATGTGGGCAATGCAGTGAAAAGAGGCTGTGTAGGATGAAGCCGAGACACAGTACAGACTACAGTCACCACATGATGGAGAATGTGGTCAGTGTAGAGAAAAGAGGCTCTGTGGAATGAAGATCAGAAACGCATCAAAATAAACTTACCACTTGATTAATGCATTGATAGTTTTATATCATGCATTTTTACATCATGATCTGCACTTAAAAGGTCTCAACATGGTGCATTCTGTTctatagggaaaaaaaacaatgtgtccATCTATATTTTATAGCCTGTTCAGTTTAGTGggttgctggagccaatcccagctattAGCTAATTTTGAGAAGGCAGGATAGTCCAGGTCTCCTATCTATCATAgttcaaatacacacaaacacacattcataaGGAGGGGGACTTCAGTGTCACCAATTAATCTCACATGCCTGCATTgaggctgtgggaggaaacctaTGTatacacagagagaacatgcaaactccacacagaaaggcccagccaGTTTTTGAACCCTGGGCTCCTTTATCTACAACTGATACAAGAACTCATAAAAAAGATGTACATAAATAGTGACATAAGGATATATTTAATATGTCATCAACCCAACCTTCTACTATTCATCTCGATGAATTGGTCTCCCATACAAATGCTCAAATGCTCGTTCTGTGTACACTGTAGAACAGATACAACAGAATTAGGCAGTTGCAGCTTTATTTCAAGCATCAGGACTGCGAGTTAACCCTTGGAAGTTCAGTACCTGTTCAGTCTCATTGTGTTACCTTTCAAACTCACTTCTCCTTTTTCTATTTCCTGCCTCTACAATAAGCTTCCACGGCTCCAGAGACCTCAGTCACCGGGCTTCCAGTCTCACCCATACAATTGTCAAGTAAAAAATTAATTTGTGATTGTTGTTcaagaaacaagaaaatgttATGCACCTCTGGCTGGTGTGACAATGTGattctaaaataaaatatatatataaaaaagtaaatgaataatgcaatcAGAACAGAGTGGTTGAGATGTTATTCTGTGTTGAGCAGTGTCAAAAGTTTCATTAAGTTCCTAAGAGTCTGGATtttgatagacagatagatagatagatgagcTTCCTCAGAAAGTAGGGTGCACTTATCCCTTTCTTGTAAATTTTTAACCCATCTTATTAACAGTTGGCCTTCACTACACATACCGTCAGCAGTGGGAGCCAAACCTCCACATCTTTGAGCCATCACTGCTTGGCAACTACACTTTCTGATGAGTCTTTTTCCTCTAAAGAAAGGTGTTAGTATTCTCCGTAAGGTCTGAAATGTGGATTACAAGAGAAAGTCTCCACTCCCTGTACCGCATGGCTGTGACTGTATTGTGCTTCAGTCTTCCAGAAAAAGAAACCCTTGTGATATGATTCATTATTTGACTGGGACAAAAGTCTTGCATTAAATAGAAAACAACTAGACTTTTTTTCCGGTTGAATAAAATCACTCCTCAGTGTTATTTTGTCCAAGAGGCCTGAGACTGTCCGACTGAACCACACTGTAAACTGTCAGCGAACAGTAAAGTAGAGGAGTAAGAAACAATACACCCCGAACGCTCCAGGCAGGATTAGTGTCATTTCTCACTGTTACATTTACTGCAGGGCTTCACCATCGTGCCTGGAGCGTGTGAAGGAACTGATCCTGAATCAGCTGATCGGCAGGTGAACAGCCCAgcacagtgaaacaaacaaactctgtcctgtttgtttccatggaaaccagtGTCAACAGTGTGGGGAAGTTGTCGTCTGCAGCTGACTGCGAGCAACAGAGAAACTGTAGGTAATGTAATCTCCCAGCCTTAACCGATAAATCAGCTTCTGGTCTCTTCAGATTAATTCACCGTTATAAGTAGCAGCTACCGATCACAGAAGAATGTTTGCCTTTCTTTTTCATGAAGTCTAGAGCAATGGAATGCCTCTGTTTTCAGTGCTTCGTTTCATCTGGAAAGTTTTCAACCATATTCACTCAAGTCCGTGATTCCGTCAGTGATTACAGTCTCACTGGAAAGTGATCACTAGGAACACTTTCAAATGTTTCAACTACGGCTACTTTTTCTATCACTGCTGGGTTTAAACAACAGTTTGAGAGTGTTACGACTGTACTAAAACTTTTTTAACACTGTCACATCCAATGAAATAGTTTAAATAAAAGTAGCAGATATATTTCATTGATGTATAGGAAtgaatgaactgcactgaagtTGTTTATgactttaattttaattttcttttttaaaacaagtGATTGGTCAGTGTGAACAAACTTTAAATGAATCATGCCAATGTGCCTAcaatgaaaaacagtcagtgctaATATCACATAGACAATATTTCAAAACTGTACAAATATTTTGACAGGAAAAACTAAAATATAAATGATGTCCAGTTTTCTTGAAATCTGTGCTGAATGTGTTGAGAGGGAGATTGTAAAATGCTAATTTACTCATGTGGCTCTTGACAGCCGTCATTCTCTGCATGTAGGAGAACCTTCAGAAGCCACAAAACATAAAGAAGAAACTGTGACACACCAGTTAAAACATAGCTGTGATTACATGTAGTTTCTAATAGTTGATTCTTTGTCACTTTTTTATGTcagagacaaaaaagaaaacgaaataTCATGACTTGTTTTCAGTGGTAGGATGGCATCCAGACCGGCGGCCTCCCAGGCTGCTCTGATTCCACTGTTTCTGGGCCAGCGGGGATGCAACATCACTTTTGTGGTGAGCAACTCCGAGAACATGAAAGCCATCCTGGGGTCAGTAAAACGCCTGCTGATCCAGACGCTGCTGACCAAAGCCTCGCTCAGGGACTCGCTCTTCAACGTCATGACGTTTTCCAGCAAGGTGAGGTATAATTTTTACTTTATGCTGAAGGATGATGTTATTCCAGTAGAGATGAGAAGCTTGTGGTACATTTAGAACTGTTGCTCCTGACAGCTCAGTGGTGTTCCTCACTCTCACATTGACTTTGCAGGTGAATCTCTGGTCCACCCACATGCTCCCCTGTGCTCCCGACACTGTGCACACGTCCCTGACCTGGATTCACTCAATAAGCTGCAGGCCCGGCAGGGATCTCCTGGCGGCTCTGAGCATGGCCCTCACCGACCCGGCCTGCCAGGCTGTCCACCTTCTGTGCACGGAGCTCCCAGAGCAGCCCGAGGCCGTGCTCAGAGCCCTGCCTGCTTTGGCGGCCGGCAGACCTGTGAACATCTTCTACCTGCAGCACTCGGGGACCCG
Above is a window of Salarias fasciatus chromosome 7, fSalaFa1.1, whole genome shotgun sequence DNA encoding:
- the znf143b gene encoding zinc finger protein 143, translated to MLLAQINRDSQGMAEFHDADGQPVTLCLTEAVTVADGDQMESMDTVSLQAVTLADGSTAYIQHDSKAAFSDGQIMDGQVIQLEDGSAAYVQHVSMPKSGEDSLQLEDGQAVQLEDGTTAYIHTPKDTYDQSGLQEVQLEDGSTAYIQHTVHMPQSNTILAIQAGGTIADLQAEATAIDPETISVLEQYTTKVENIENPLGSFGRVEADNGVHMRIVLQGQDNRPPRVSNVGEKSFRCEYEGCGKLYTTAHHLKVHERSHTGDKPYVCDYPGCGKKFATGYGLKSHSRTHTGEKPYRCQELNCCKSFKTSGDLQKHTRTHTGEKPFKCPVEGCGRSFTTSNIRKVHIRTHTGERPYYCSEPSCGRSFASATNYKNHMRIHTGEKPYVCTVPGCEKRFTEYSSLYKHHVVHTPCKPYNCNHCRKTYKQISTLAMHKRTAHNDTEPIEEEQEAYFEPPTDAIDDPNVSYTTAVVDADDSGSEQVPMDSSDMVGQQHVALVTQEDGTQQQVSISEADLQAMGGTITMVTQEGTTITIPAHELATQGAHSVTMVTTDGSDEQVAIMTPDMASFQTVEEAGYSQEQDDIHPVTLLATSNGTHIAVQLSDQPSLEEAIRIASRIQQGESPGLDD